A genomic stretch from Panthera uncia isolate 11264 chromosome E3, Puncia_PCG_1.0, whole genome shotgun sequence includes:
- the PDAP1 gene encoding 28 kDa heat- and acid-stable phosphoprotein, whose protein sequence is MPKGGRKGGHKGRARQYTSPEEIDAQLQAEKQKAREEEEQGEEGGDGAAGDPKKEKKSLDSDESEDEEDDYQQKRKGVEGLIDIENPNRVAQTTKKVTQLDLDGPKELSRREREEIEKQKAKERYMKMHLAGKTEQAKADLARLAIIRKQREEAARKKEEERKAKDDATLSGKRVQSLSLNK, encoded by the exons ggagaaagggaggccaCAAAGGCCGGGCACGGCAGTACACAAGCCCTGAGGAGATCGACGCGCAGCTCCAGGCTGAGAAGCAGAAGGCCAGG gaagaagaggaacAAGGAGAAGAAGGTGGAGATGGGGCTGCGGGGGACcccaaaaaggagaagaaatccCTAGACTCAGATGAGAGTGAAGATGAAGAAGATGATTACCAG CAAAAGCGCAAAGGCGTGGAAGGGCTCATCGACATTGAGAACCCTAACAGGGTGGCACAGACAACCAAAAAGGTCACACAACTGGACCTGGATGGGCCCAAGGAGCTTTCAAGGAGAGAACG agaagaaattgagaagcagaaagcaaaagAGCGTTACATGAAAATGCATTTAGCTGGGAAGACAGAGCAAGCCAAAGCTGACCTTGCCCGGCTGGCAATCATTCGGAAACAGCGGGAAGAGGCtgccaggaagaaagaagaggagaggaaag CAAAAGACGACGCGACCTTGTCGGGAAAGCGAGTGCAGTCGCTGTCCCTGAATAAGTAG
- the ARPC1B gene encoding actin-related protein 2/3 complex subunit 1B — MAYHSFLVEPISCHAWNKDRTQIAICPNNHEVHIYEKSGAKWVKVHELKEHNGQVTGIDWAPESNRIVTCGTDRNAYVWTLKGRTWKPTLVILRINRAARCVRWAPNENKFAVGSGSRVISICYFEQENDWWVCKHIKKPIRSTVLSLDWHPNNVLLAAGSCDFKCRIFSAYIKEVEERPAPTPWGSKMPFGELMFESSSSCGWVHGVCFSASGSRVAWVSHDSTVCLADADKKMAVATLASETLPLLALTFITENSLVAAGHDCFPVLFTYDSATGTLSFGGRLDVPKQSSQRGLTARQRFQNLDKKASSEGGAAAGSGLDSLHKNSVSQISVLTGGKAKCSQFCTTGMDGGMSIWDVKSLESALKDLKIK, encoded by the exons ATGGCTTACCACAGCTTCCTCGTGGAGCCCATCAGCTGTCACGCCTGGAACAAGGACCGCACCC AGATTGCCATCTGCCCCAACAACCACGAGGTACACATCTATGAGAAGAGCGGGGCCAAGTGGGTCAAGGTGCACGAGCTCAAGGAGCACAATGGACAGGTGACAG GCATCGACTGGGCCCCCGAGAGTAACCGGATTGTGACCTGCGGCACAGACCGCAACGCCTACGTGTGGACGCTGAAGGGCCGCACGTGGAAGCCCACGCTGGTCATCCTGCGGATCAACCGGGCTGCTCGCTGTGTGCGCTGGGCCCCCAACGAGAACAAGTTCGCTGTGGGGAGTGGTTCCCGTGTCATCTCCATCTGCTATTTTGAGCAGGAAAATGACTG GTGGGTGTGCAAGCACATCAAGAAGCCCATCCGCTCCACGGTCCTCAGCCTGGACTGGCACCCCAACAACGTGCTCCTGGCCGCAGGCTCCTGTGACTTCAAGTGCCG GATCTTCTCAGCCTACATCAAGGAGGTAGAGGAGCGTCCAGCACCCACCCCGTGGGGCTCCAAGATGCCATTTGGGGAGCTCATGTTTGAGTCCAGCAGTAGCTGTGGCTGGGTGCATGGCGTCTGCTTTTCAGCCAGTGGCAGCCGCGTGGCCTGGGTCAGCCACGACAGCACTGTGTGCCTGGCCGATGCCGACAAGAAAATGGC cgtGGCAACTCTGGCCTCTGAAACGCTGCCGCTGCTGGCCCTGACCTTCATCACTGAGAACAGTCTGGTGGCAGcg GGCCACGACTGTTTCCCGGTGCTGTTTACCTACGACAGTGCCACGGGGACGCTAAGCTTCGGTGGGCGGCTGGATGTGCCCAAGCAAAGCTCGCAGCGTGGCTTGACGGCCCGCCAGCGCTTCCAGAACCTGGACAAGAAGGCGAGCTCAGAGGGCGGTGCGGCCGCAGGCTCGGGCCTGGACTCGCTGCACAAGAACAGTGTGAG CCAGATCTCGGTGCTCACCGGAGGAAAGGCCAAGTGCTCCCAGTTCTGCACCACGGGCATGGATGGCGGCATGAGCATCTGGGACGTGAAG AGCTTGGAATCAGCCTTGAAGGACCTCAAGATCAAATGA